The following coding sequences are from one Melanotaenia boesemani isolate fMelBoe1 chromosome 17, fMelBoe1.pri, whole genome shotgun sequence window:
- the LOC121656938 gene encoding fatty acid-binding protein 10-A, liver basic-like isoform X1, producing MDFSGTWKVYSEENLNEFLKAVVSIHLKGVPEMVARMRQGVKPVIVIKQNGKDFTYTMKTPVFTRENTFTIGKESEILSADGRKIKCIVREQNGKLVFETDKFISIKEIQGEELVETSTAGSVSFISRSKRAC from the exons ATGGACTTCAGCGGCACCTGGAAAGTTTATTCTGAGGAGAACCTTAATGAGTTTCTCAAAGCTGTTG tTTCAATACACCTTAAAGGTGTGCCTGAGATGGTTGCCAGAATGCGTCAGGGTGTCAAGCCGGTGATAGTGATCAAACAAAACGGCAAAGACTTCACCTACACAATGAAGACTCCAGTCTTCACCAGAGAGAACACCTTTACAATTGGGAAGGAGTCGGAAATTCTTTCTGCGGATGGCAGGAAAATAAAG TGCATTGTCAGAGAACAGAATGGGAAGTTGGTTTTTGAGACAGACAAGTTCATTTCTATCAAAGAAATACAAGGGGAGGAACTGGTTGAG acTTCCACAGCTGGTTCTGTATCCTTCATCAGCAGAAGCAAACGAGCCTGTTAG
- the LOC121656937 gene encoding serine/arginine-rich splicing factor 10-like: MARYMRPPNSSLFVRNISDESRPEDLRREFGRYGPVVDVYIPLDFYTRQPRGFAYIQFEDVRDAEDALHSLDRKWVCGRQIEIQFAQGDRKTPNQMKAKERRSPGRSSRYDDYDRDRRRRSRSRSYDRYRSRSPSYDRRRRRSESPREPRGRMYARGRSRSREEDRYKQRPRRESRERSRSASPRENINPPSASHYTEEEVRRMHSPSRSRSRSASRSRSRSRSRSWAGRKSGGR, from the exons ATGGCCAGATACATGAGGCCTCCAAACTCGTCTTTGTTTGTAAGGAACATCTCCGATGAGTCCAG GCCTGAGGATTTGCGGCGTGAGTTTGGCCGCTATGGGCCGGTAGTAGATGTCTACATCCCACTTGACTTCTATACACGTCAACCAAGAGGATTTGCATACATTCA ATTTGAGGATGTGCGCGATGCAGAAGATGCTCTTCACAGCTTGGATAGGAAGTGGGTTTGTGGTCGGCAGATTGAGATCCAGTTCGCTCAGGGTGACAGAAAGA CACCCAATCAGATGAAAGCAAAGGAGAGGCGTTCTCCAGGCCGATCCTCTCGATACGACGACTACGATCGGGACCGACGCAGGCGCTCGCGGAGCCGCAGCTACGACAGATACAGATCACGCAGCCCGTCTTACGACCGCCGTCGCAGACGGTCGGAGAGTCCTCGAGA GCCTCGTGGACGGATGTATGCAAGAGGAAGAAGCAGGAGCCGTGAGGAAGACAG ATACAAACAGCGGCCTCGGAGAGAGTCCAGAGAACGATCCAGATCTGCGTCTCCGCGGGAGAACATCAACCCGCCTTCAGCCTCCCATTACACCGAGGAGGAAGTGAGGCGGATGCATTCACCCTCGCGCTCCAGATCCAGGTCTGCATCGAGGTCGCGCTCCCGTTCTCGGTCCCGGTCCTGGGCCGGACGCAAGTCCGGGGGACGCTAA
- the LOC121657040 gene encoding C-Myc-binding protein has translation MATHRAPESKREQFRRYLEKSGVIETLTSVLVTLYEEPEKPNNALDFIKLHLGVVDPEQADAEALRMELADLQEKCNQLMEENKELKNKLMQYESSSEEGAGV, from the exons ATGGCCACACACAGA GCCCCAGAATCAAAGCGAGAGCAGTTTAGAAGATACCTGGAGAAATCTGGTGTTATTGAAACTTTAACAAGTG TTTTAGTGACACTTTATGAAGAACCTGAGAAGCCCAACAATGCACTTGA CTTCATAAAGCTCCATCTCGGGGTGGTGGATCCGGAGCAAGCAGATGCCGAGGCTCTCCGCATGGAGCTGGCCGACCTACAGGAGAAATGCAACCAGCtcatggaggaaaacaaagagcTAAAGAACAAG CTGATGCAGTACGAGTCATCGTCTGAAGAGGGAGCAGGAGTGTAG
- the LOC121656938 gene encoding fatty acid-binding protein 10-A, liver basic-like isoform X2 has product MDFSGTWKVYSEENLNEFLKAVGVPEMVARMRQGVKPVIVIKQNGKDFTYTMKTPVFTRENTFTIGKESEILSADGRKIKCIVREQNGKLVFETDKFISIKEIQGEELVETSTAGSVSFISRSKRAC; this is encoded by the exons ATGGACTTCAGCGGCACCTGGAAAGTTTATTCTGAGGAGAACCTTAATGAGTTTCTCAAAGCTGTTG GTGTGCCTGAGATGGTTGCCAGAATGCGTCAGGGTGTCAAGCCGGTGATAGTGATCAAACAAAACGGCAAAGACTTCACCTACACAATGAAGACTCCAGTCTTCACCAGAGAGAACACCTTTACAATTGGGAAGGAGTCGGAAATTCTTTCTGCGGATGGCAGGAAAATAAAG TGCATTGTCAGAGAACAGAATGGGAAGTTGGTTTTTGAGACAGACAAGTTCATTTCTATCAAAGAAATACAAGGGGAGGAACTGGTTGAG acTTCCACAGCTGGTTCTGTATCCTTCATCAGCAGAAGCAAACGAGCCTGTTAG
- the si:ch1073-513e17.1 gene encoding sialin codes for MSPPDGYSINTGPSDESEDSEPLIKSGAVPPQCCSARLNLAMLMFLGFSVVYGLRVNLSIAMVAMVNSTDPEIVDNSSVAHACPLPARPENTSEALQQPEGTPQYPWDSETQGWLLGAFFFGYLCTQIPGGYLAGHYGGKIFLGLGVLGTAALTLLTPLAAKWGSYWLFALRALEGVGEGVTFPAMMAMWARWAPPLERSRLMTLSGSGANFGAFVALPLTGFICQKLGWPAVFYLCGGAGCFWAVLWFLLVSDDPRTHRRISEEERDYIVNSIGPQGTGHGWNVPLLPMLCSVPLWAIIITQMCSNWAFYTLLTSLPTYMSNILHFDLQSNGFLSAVPYLGSVAAALLSGVVADFLIERNVFSVTVVRKIFTLTGLLLQAVFLTAVSYAGCDHILTVTFLTLSSSLGGTSAPGVYINQIDIAPRYAGFLLGITNTFGTVPGVVAPIVTGYFTEDHTLAGWRKVFWVAAGINTGGALFYTIFGSGKVQPWAVTYES; via the exons ATGTCGCCGCCAGATGGCTACTCCATCAACACGGGCCCCTCAGACGAGAGCGAGGACAGCGAGCCTCTCATCAAGAGCGGTGCAG TTCCTCCTCAGTGCTGTTCTGCTCGCCTCAACCTCGCCATGCTCATGTTCCTCGGCTTCTCTGTGGTCTACGGTCTCCGGGTTAACCTCAGCATTGCTATGGTAGCCATGGTAAACAGCACCGATCCTGAAATCGTAGATAACAGCTCTGTGGCCCACGCCTGCCCGCTGCCGGCGAGGCCAGAAAACACCAGCGAAGCTCTGCAGCAACCAGAGGGG ACCCCTCAGTACCCCTGGGATTCAGAGACTCAGGGCTGGCTGCTTGGAGCCTTCTTCTTCGGCTACCTCTGCACGCAGATCCCAGGGGGCTACCTCGCTGGTCACTACGGGGGGAAAATCTTCCTCGGCCTGGGTGTGTTGGGCACAGCTGCCCTAACCCTCCTCACCCCTCTGGCTGCCAAGTGGGGGTCGTACTGGTTGTTTGCACTGCGAGCCTTGGAAGGCGTTGGGGAG GGTGTGACCTTTCCAGCCATGATGGCGATGTGGGCTCGGTGGGCTCCTCCTCTGGAGCGTTCTCGCCTGATGACCCTGTCAGGGTCTGGGGCCAACTTTGGGGCCTTTGTGGCCCTGCCGCTCACCGGCTTCATCTGCCAGAAGCTGGGCTGGCCCGCTGTCTTCTACTTGTGTG GGGGCGCTGGTTGCTTCTGGGCAGTCCTCTGGTTCCTGCTGGTTTCTGATGACCCTCGCACTCATCGTCGGATCAGCGAAGAGGAGAGAGATTACATCGTAAACTCCATCGGACCTCAG GGTACAGGTCACGGCTGGAATGTGCCTCTGCTGCCGATGCTGTGTTCTGTCCCCCTGTGGGCCATCATCATCACCCAGATGTGCTCCAACTGGGCCTTTTACACTCTGCTCACCTCCCTGCCCACCTACATGAGCAACATCCTGCACTTCGACCTGCAGTCG AATGGCTTCCTGTCCGCTGTGCCGTACCTCGGCAGTGTAGCAGCGGCCCTGCTGTCGGGTGTCGTCGCAGACTTCCTCATCGAGAGGAACGTGTTCAGCGTCACTGTCGTACGCAAGATCTTCACACTGACCG GTCTGCTGCTGCAGGCGGTTTTCCTCACAGCTGTCAGTTACGCCGGCTGCGACCACATCCTCACCGTCACCTTCCTCACACTCTCCAGCAGCTTAGGAGGGACCAGCGCCCCCGGAGTCTACATCAACCAGATAGACATCGCTCCTCG GTATGCAGGATTCCTTCTGGGAATCACCAACACGTTCGGGACGGTTCCAGGCGTCGTGGCGCCAATCGTGACCGGATACTTCACCGAAGAC CACACCCTGGCAGGCTGGAGGAAGGTGTTCTGGGTCGCCGCTGGGATTAACACCGGTGGCGCCCTCTTCTACACCATATTTGGCAGCGGGAAGGTCCAACCGTGGGCCGTCACGTATGAAAGTTAA
- the LOC121656936 gene encoding gap junction alpha-9 protein-like — MGDWNFLGGILEEVHIHSTIVGKIWLTILFIFRMLVLGVAAEDVWNDEQSDFICNTEQPGCRNVCYDQAFPISLIRYWVLQVIFVSSPSLVYMGHAIYQLRALEKERHCKKVALRRELEGVDAELVEVKRRIEKEMRQLEQGKLNKAPLRGSLLCTYVAHIVTRSVVEVSFMMGQYVLYGHRLSTLYKCEREPCPNMVDCFVSRPTEKTVFMMFMQAIACISLFLSLLEIMHLSFKKIKKGILDYYPHLKDDLDDYYVKSKKNSVVHQVCIGTSVGRKSTIPTAPSGYTLLLEKQGNGPNYPLLSSSSAFVPIQGDPGVKPGSHKDVKQGVPSPTEQNSNSNNTSSETRSPPADKQDEPEEPGDDLECRPSEYPTLPVADTSSCTILSGIARKSRRVSPPWNCSTVVEGNCSDSEDSYHGNSSKKLRSSGGPRARMLSKSDPKRPSRPQSPDSAGELSSVSRHSRESNSPTTSSPNRRVSVASSACSRRAPTDLQI, encoded by the coding sequence atggGAGACTGGAACTTCCTTGGAGGAATCTTGGAGGAGGTGCATATCCACTCCACCATAGTTGGCAAGATCTGGCTGACCATCCTCTTCATATTCCGGATGTTGGTGCTGGGCGTTGCTGCAGAGGACGTGTGGAACGACGAGCAGTCGGACTTCATCTGCAACACCGAGCAGCCCGGTTGCCGTAACGTCTGCTACGACCAAGCCTTTCCTATCTCCCTCATCCGCTACTGGGTCCTGCAGGTGATTTTCGTGTCCTCGCCCTCCCTCGTCTACATGGGCCACGCCATCTACCAGCTGCGTGCCCTGGAGAAGGAACGCCACTGCAAGAAAGTGGCTCTCCGCCGGGAGCTGGAGGGGGTGGATGCAGAGCTGGTGGAGGTGAAGAGGAGGATTGAAAAAGAGATGAGGCAGCTGGAGCAGGGGAAGCTCAACAAAGCGCCACTGAGGGGCTCCCTGCTGTGCACCTACGTGGCTCACATTGTTACCCGATCGGTGGTGGAGGTCAGCTTCATGATGGGCCAGTATGTCCTCTATGGACACCGCCTCAGCACTCTGTACAAGTGTGAAAGGGAGCCGTGTCCAAACATGGTGGACTGCTTTGTCTCCAGGCCAACAGAGAAAACCGTCTTCATGATGTTCATGCAAGCAATCGCCTGCATCTCGCTCTTTCTCAGCCTGCTGGAAATCATGCACCTGAGCTTCAAAAAGATCAAGAAGGGCATCCTGGACTACTACCCCCACCTGAAGGACGACCTGGATGACTATTATGTTAAGTCAAAAAAGAACTCGGTTGTGCATCAGGTTTGCATCGGTACTTCTGTGGGACGGAAGAGTACGATTCCCACAGCACCCAGTGGATACACATTACTACTAGAGAAGCAGGGCAACGGGCCTAACTACCCCCTCCTTAGTTCTTCCTCTGCCTTCGTCCCAATACAGGGTGACCCAGGTGTGAAGCCAGGAAGCCACAAAGACGTCAAACAGGGAGTGCCAAGTCCCACGGAGCAAAACAGCAACTCCAACAACACCAGCAGTGAGACACGTTCGCCTCCTGCAGACAAACAGGACGAACCAGAGGAGCCTGGAGACGACCTGGAGTGCAGGCCCTCTGAGTACCCCACCCTACCTGTAGCGGACACCTCCTCCTGCACCATACTGTCAGGCATTGCAAGGAAGTCCCGGAGGGTCAGTCCACCTTGGAACTGCTCCACAGTGGTGGAGGGAAACTGCTCGGACAGTGAAGATTCCTACCACGGGAACAGCAGCAAGAAGCTTCGCAGCAGTGGCGGCCCCAGAGCCAGGATGCTCTCCAAATCAGACCCAAAGAGGCCAAGCAGGCCGCAGAGCCCGGACTCTGCAGGGGAGCTGAGCTCAGTGTCTCGACACAGCCGGGAGAGCAACAGCcccaccacctcctctccaAACCGCCGCGTGTCAGTGGCGAGCAGTGCCTGCAGCCGGCGAGCCCCGACCGACTTACAGATCTGA